From the genome of Triticum aestivum cultivar Chinese Spring chromosome 3B, IWGSC CS RefSeq v2.1, whole genome shotgun sequence, one region includes:
- the LOC123070802 gene encoding ATP synthase subunit epsilon, mitochondrial, whose amino-acid sequence MSAMTAAVPFWRAAGMTYIGYSNVCAALVRSCLKEPFKTEVSSREKVHFSLSKWTDEKQQKPTVRTDDE is encoded by the exons ATGTCGGCGATGACTGCGGCGGTGCCCTTCTGGCGCGCGGCGGGGATGACCTACATCGGCTACTCCAACGTCTGCGCGGCGTTGGTGCGGAGCTGCCTCAAGGAGCCCTTCAAGACCGAGGTCTCCTCCCGCGAGAAGGTCCACTTCTCCCTCTCCAAGTGGACCGACGAGAAGCAGCAGAAGCCCA CTGTGCGCACAGATGATGAATGA
- the LOC123070803 gene encoding transcription factor VOZ1 — protein MRKGPSRSGSARHQQFRARAKTRVDDLQDMFSGLQYARKEARSTDAVLLEAQLHQMLREWRAELSVPSPASSLQENNNRDPSDPPSETPRPPQLAPAEEEDDATSKLVEQKPRPSANQAHKHAQGDHDMKPEPHEEAIADPVTVAQQPTSLGPGVVATGGEVLTPATAVFHDQMYYVNQELSVEDFLYDDDYKINLPGSNPEILNNLEGIGHQEYLQFNLPQELPPNAYLDMNNYGQNAGDGFLHMSDLLTTMSPAPASFLRPKCALWDCPRPAQGSERWQDYCSMYHAELAVKEEGPPGTMPVIRPRGIDLKDGPLFAALSAKIQGKHVGVPVCEGAATTKSPWNAPELFDLYIFEGESMREWLFFDKPRRAFDSGNRKQRSLPDYNGRGWHESRKQVMKDFGGLKRSYYMDPQPSSSYEWHLYEYEINDRDAFALYRLEFKSSEAKKSAKSKFTCSPLIEIQQQMVRLSADGPVENKRTARARTQDVSTNVYPVQNNTAQANAPDAYQAASQADQMTFLNGSVVYGPHLPYGYSTEGGDFYWNSNDGA, from the exons ATGCGGAAGGGGCCGTCGCGGTCGGGGTCGGCGCGGCACCAGCAGTTCCGCGCCCGCGCCAAGACCCGCGTCGACGACCTCCAGGACATGTTCTCCGGCCTCCAGTACGCCCGCAAGGAGGCCCGCTCCACCGACGCCGTCCTCCTCGAGGCGCAGCTCCACCAGATGCTCCGCGAGTGGCGCGCCGAGCTCAGCGTCCCGTCCCCCGCCTCCTCCCTCCAG GAGAACAACAACCGGGACCCGTCGGATCCGCCGTCCGAGACGCCGCGGCCGCCGCAGCTGGcgccggccgaggaggaggacgacgccaccaGCAAGCTCGTGGAGCAGAAGCCCCGGCCGTCCGCTAATCAGGCTCACAAGCACGCGCAGGGAGATCACGACATGAAGCCGGAGCCGCACGAGGAGGCGATCGCGGATCCAGTGACGGTGGCGCAGCAGCCGACGTCGCTGGGTCCGGGAGTTGTCGCCACTGGTGGAGAGGTGCTGACTCCTGCTACTGCCGTGTTCCACGATCAG ATGTACTATGTGAACCAGGAGCTTAGTGTTGAGGATTTTCTTTACGACGATGATTACAAGATAAACCTTCCTGGGTCCAATCCAGAAATCCTCAATAACCTTGAAGGGATTGGTCACCAAGAATATCTGCAGTTCAATTTGCCACAAGAGTTGCCCCCTAATGCATATCTTGATATGAACAACTATGGGCAGAATGCTGGAGATGGTTTCCTCCACATGTCAGACTTGCTCACAACAATGTCTCCAGCACCTGCTTCATTTCTGAGGCCAAAGTGCGCTCTCTGGGACTGCCCTCGGCCTGCTCAAGGATCTGAAAGGTGGCAAGATTACTGCAGCATGTACCATGCTGAATTGGCTGTGAAGGAAGAGGGCCCTCCAGGCACAATGCCCGTGATCCGTCCTAGAGGTATAGATCTAAAAGACGGCCCTTTGTTTGCTGCTCTTAGTGCGAAAATCCAAGGAAAGCATGTCGGTGTTCCTGTCTGTGAAGGGGCTGCAACTACGAAGTCCCCTTGGAATGCACCTG AACTTTTTGATCTTTACATCTTTGAAGGTGAATCTATGAGAGAATGGCTTTTCTTTGACAAACCAAGAAGGGCATTCGACAGTGGAAACCGGAAGCAAAGGTCGCTGCCAGATTACAACGGCCGTGGCTGGCATGAATCAAGGAAGCAGGTGATGAAAGACTTTGGGGGTCTGAAGAGATCATACTACATGGACCCACAGCCATCCAGCAGCTACGAATGGCACCTCTATGAGTATGAGATCAACGACCGCGACGCTTTCGCCTTATACCGGCTTGAATTCAAGTCTTCGGAAGCAAAGAAGAGTGCTAAGTCAAAATTCACTTGCAGCCCACTGATTGAAATCCAGCAGCAAATGGTCAGGCTGAGCGCAGACGGTCCCGTGGAGAACAAGCGGACCGCCCGTGCGCGGACACAGGATGTCAGCACAAACGTCTACCCGGTTCAGAACAACACGGCTCAGGCCAATGCTCCGGACGCTTACCAGGCAGCGTCGCAGGCGGACCAGATGACGTTTTTGAACGGCAGTGTTGTTTATGGGCCTCATCTCCCGTATGGTTACTCAACCGAAGGAGGTGACTTCTATTGGAACTCAAATGACGGGGCTTGA